The DNA sequence GCCCAGCTGAGGGCCGACCACCGCACGATCGCGCTGATGCTGGTCGTGCCGCTCGTCCTCATGGGCCTGCTGGCCTGGGTCTTCAGCGGCACCCCGGTCTTCGACGCGATCGGGGCCGCCCTGCTCGGCGTGTTCCCGTTCATCGTCATGTTCGTCGTGACGAGCGTGGCCACCCTGCGCGAGCGCACCTCCGGCACGCTCGAGCGGCTGCTCACGACGCCGATGGGCAAGGGCGACTTCATGCTCGGCTACGCGATCGCGTTCGGCCTGATGGCCGTCGTCCAGGCGCTCGTCACGACCGCGTTCGCCGTCTGGGTCTGCGGCCTCGACGTGGCCGGCTCGTTGTGGCTGCTGGTCGTCGTGGCGGTGCTCGACGCCGCGCTCGGGACCGCGCTCGGCCTGCTGGCCAGCGGGTTCGCGCGCACCGAGTTCCAGGCGGTGCAGTTCATGCCGGCGTTCGTGCTGCCGCAGTTCCTGCTGTGCGGCCTGCTCGTGGCGCGCGACCAGCTCCCGGACTTCCTGCGCTGGGTCTCGGACGTGCTGCCGCTGTCGTATGCCGTGGACGCGATGAAGTCGGTGACGACCAGCTCCGCGGCAGGCGGCGACGTGGCCTCCGACGCCGGGATCATCGTGCTCTGGGTCGTGGTCGCCCTCGTCCTCGGCAGCCTCACCCTGCGCCGGCGCACGGCCTGACGCCCGCGGTCGTGGCGG is a window from the Phycicoccus sp. M110.8 genome containing:
- a CDS encoding ABC transporter permease yields the protein MNPRRTAVTAGRVLAQLRADHRTIALMLVVPLVLMGLLAWVFSGTPVFDAIGAALLGVFPFIVMFVVTSVATLRERTSGTLERLLTTPMGKGDFMLGYAIAFGLMAVVQALVTTAFAVWVCGLDVAGSLWLLVVVAVLDAALGTALGLLASGFARTEFQAVQFMPAFVLPQFLLCGLLVARDQLPDFLRWVSDVLPLSYAVDAMKSVTTSSAAGGDVASDAGIIVLWVVVALVLGSLTLRRRTA